One window of the Acaryochloris sp. CCMEE 5410 genome contains the following:
- a CDS encoding TIR domain-containing protein — protein MTCSLLVELGYMAAKIGRKRVCVLRKGNVEIPSDFLGVLYIDIDSAGAWRFTLAKELKVAGLNVDLNKAM, from the coding sequence GTGACATGCTCCCTTCTAGTTGAACTTGGTTATATGGCTGCGAAGATAGGACGAAAGCGAGTCTGTGTCTTAAGAAAAGGAAATGTAGAAATACCTTCTGACTTTCTCGGTGTTCTGTATATTGATATTGATTCAGCAGGTGCTTGGCGATTTACTTTGGCTAAAGAACTAAAAGTCGCAGGTTTAAACGTAGATTTGAATAAGGCCATGTAG
- a CDS encoding TIR domain-containing protein, whose protein sequence is MEKGNIFPDKYWHCYVELVGDIKKRDRSAVFNDLTFDELNQQIITPWHSGRVFTVDGMIVKNIENFQKIKITNTPQPKSYYADQYNNSMKHLGISDLGTDRRLLPLSEGKDYTHDLLFKEQEVINTKGNVISANSNNVFIIHGHDEQAKESSARFIEKLGLNAVILHEQANEGQTIIEKLEKHTDAAYAVVLFTPDDVGASSASPEDLMPRARQNVLVGSMSPLHSN, encoded by the coding sequence ATGGAAAAAGGAAATATTTTTCCTGATAAATATTGGCACTGCTATGTTGAGTTGGTAGGAGATATCAAGAAAAGAGATAGATCTGCTGTATTTAATGACCTGACATTTGATGAACTTAACCAACAGATCATAACACCTTGGCATTCTGGCAGAGTTTTTACTGTTGATGGAATGATTGTCAAAAATATTGAGAATTTCCAAAAAATAAAAATTACAAATACTCCGCAGCCAAAATCTTATTACGCTGACCAATACAACAACAGCATGAAGCACTTGGGTATATCTGATTTGGGAACAGATCGTAGATTATTACCTTTATCAGAAGGGAAAGACTATACACATGACCTGTTGTTTAAAGAACAAGAGGTAATAAACACTAAAGGAAACGTAATTTCTGCAAATAGTAATAATGTATTTATTATTCATGGTCATGATGAACAAGCCAAAGAGTCGTCTGCAAGATTCATTGAAAAATTAGGCTTGAATGCTGTCATCCTCCATGAGCAAGCCAATGAAGGTCAAACTATAATCGAAAAGCTTGAAAAACATACAGATGCTGCATATGCTGTCGTTCTATTTACTCCAGATGATGTTGGAGCAAGCTCTGCATCACCAGAAGACCTCATGCCTCGTGCTCGACAAAACGTTCTAGTTGGGAGCATGTCACCTTTGCATTCCAATTAA
- a CDS encoding type II toxin-antitoxin system Phd/YefM family antitoxin: MESISVNQFRAALKECVEKVISQHNPLKVTRRNGADFVVVSAEDWEREQETLHILQSSDLMQQISASFATHLNQQGYKPSTEEMDEIFSL; this comes from the coding sequence ATGGAAAGTATCAGTGTCAACCAATTCAGAGCAGCGCTAAAAGAATGCGTGGAGAAAGTGATTAGCCAACACAATCCGCTAAAAGTGACTCGGCGCAATGGAGCAGACTTTGTAGTGGTCAGCGCTGAAGACTGGGAGCGAGAGCAAGAAACACTACATATCCTGCAAAGTAGTGACTTGATGCAACAGATTTCTGCCTCCTTTGCCACTCATCTAAACCAGCAAGGTTACAAACCATCCACCGAGGAAATGGATGAGATCTTTAGTCTTTGA
- a CDS encoding Txe/YoeB family addiction module toxin: MRSLVFEGNTWSAYEKLREKDKKLHKNLCKILKEMLRGDPSSGLGKPEPLKHNLSGLWSRRLSQKDRLVYRFDDNYIYIFAIGGHYDQIT, translated from the coding sequence ATGAGATCTTTAGTCTTTGAAGGTAATACCTGGAGCGCCTATGAAAAGTTGCGAGAGAAAGATAAAAAACTGCATAAAAATCTCTGTAAAATCCTCAAAGAGATGCTGCGAGGCGATCCTAGCTCAGGACTCGGCAAGCCAGAACCTCTGAAACATAATCTCTCCGGTCTGTGGTCCCGCAGACTATCGCAAAAAGATAGGCTAGTCTATCGATTTGATGATAACTACATCTACATCTTTGCCATCGGTGGTCATTATGACCAAATCACCTAG
- a CDS encoding ATP-grasp domain-containing protein has product MEKTTWVVQSNIPKSNSALLLQAACEQLEQPFYPVTVQPGQKHLPKMSEVDPPLVFHGVTTLILRAREDAQVQKGVFYDSQNFTHDAYTQGFGHAYLNYDAQVMDWSSLLKMAADASAAFFIKPPDDLKAFTGCVARYEDIRRMYRKLLDVPHRQSDKVVVGQRYEVDAEWRLFIVNGEVITGSMYRPTAEAFLPQELLDFAAQCIASWTPADVFVLDVGRVDRQWRIIECNCFNWSRFYLSDVKRIVDRVSQYQESHW; this is encoded by the coding sequence ATGGAGAAAACAACTTGGGTTGTACAATCCAATATTCCTAAATCTAATTCTGCATTGCTCTTGCAAGCGGCTTGCGAACAATTGGAGCAGCCTTTTTACCCAGTCACGGTCCAACCAGGACAGAAGCATTTACCAAAGATGTCTGAGGTTGATCCACCCCTTGTCTTTCACGGTGTCACAACGCTGATTCTCCGTGCCAGGGAAGATGCGCAGGTTCAAAAAGGCGTCTTCTACGATTCTCAGAATTTTACGCATGATGCCTATACCCAAGGCTTTGGTCATGCCTATCTCAATTACGATGCCCAGGTGATGGACTGGTCGTCCTTATTGAAAATGGCGGCTGATGCATCTGCTGCTTTCTTTATCAAACCCCCTGATGATCTCAAGGCTTTTACGGGCTGTGTTGCTCGCTATGAAGACATTCGGCGAATGTATCGAAAATTGCTAGATGTTCCTCATCGCCAATCAGATAAGGTTGTGGTCGGACAACGGTATGAAGTGGATGCAGAATGGCGACTTTTTATCGTCAATGGTGAGGTAATTACAGGGTCAATGTATCGCCCTACTGCAGAAGCTTTTCTACCGCAAGAGCTTCTAGATTTTGCAGCTCAGTGTATTGCTAGCTGGACTCCGGCTGATGTCTTTGTTCTTGATGTTGGGCGGGTTGATCGACAGTGGCGGATTATTGAATGCAACTGTTTTAACTGGAGTCGCTTTTACTTGTCTGATGTGAAACGGATTGTTGATCGAGTCTCACAGTATCAAGAAAGCCATTGGTAG
- a CDS encoding class I SAM-dependent methyltransferase, translating to MSTAKYIFTETQYAQELERLQAIEKIFDPTSRQRLESTGMTTNWRCLEVGAGAGSITQWMASAVGENGQVVAVDLDTRFVANLAASNVEVLEGNIQQLPLDKQSFDLVHARYVLIHNPDAHAVLSKVLELVKPGGWIVLEEPDFAAARAIAGEDATCQAVNNVNRAIEQMFTARGMDYSLGAKLPALIQAYDLQSFVVEVDTHLSQGGSGMATMMKMSTVQLAEKYLATGVVTQADIDHYGRFAEDPNTWAIYYATVSVVAQKQ from the coding sequence ATGTCGACTGCTAAATACATTTTTACTGAGACTCAATATGCTCAAGAACTAGAGCGGCTCCAGGCCATTGAAAAAATCTTTGATCCAACGAGTCGTCAACGACTGGAGTCAACGGGCATGACGACGAACTGGAGATGTTTGGAAGTGGGGGCAGGCGCGGGGTCCATTACACAATGGATGGCAAGCGCAGTGGGAGAGAACGGTCAGGTGGTTGCGGTTGATCTTGACACGCGATTTGTAGCTAATCTGGCGGCCAGTAATGTGGAGGTTTTGGAAGGCAATATCCAGCAGCTCCCTTTAGATAAACAATCCTTTGATTTAGTCCATGCCCGCTATGTTTTGATCCATAATCCTGATGCTCATGCAGTCCTCTCGAAGGTATTGGAGTTGGTGAAACCGGGGGGATGGATCGTCCTAGAAGAACCTGATTTTGCGGCTGCTCGGGCGATTGCAGGTGAGGATGCTACTTGTCAGGCTGTGAATAATGTGAACCGGGCGATTGAGCAGATGTTTACAGCGCGGGGAATGGATTATAGCCTCGGTGCGAAGTTGCCTGCTCTAATACAAGCCTATGATTTACAGTCATTTGTTGTAGAGGTGGATACTCATCTCTCTCAGGGTGGGTCGGGCATGGCGACCATGATGAAAATGTCTACGGTGCAATTGGCAGAGAAATATCTGGCAACGGGTGTAGTTACCCAGGCGGATATCGATCATTATGGCCGATTCGCAGAAGATCCAAATACCTGGGCCATTTACTATGCGACGGTAAGCGTTGTTGCTCAGAAACAGTAG
- a CDS encoding Tom37 metaxin N-terminal-like domain-containing protein: MLTLYQFEPAWGLPNASPFCMKLETYFRMTGLEYQVDTSADVRKAPKGKLPYIEDKGQIIADSNLIIEYLKTTYGDPLDSHLSPADTAIALAMRRLIEENLYWALVLHHSDYDRVVWG, translated from the coding sequence ATGCTGACGCTTTACCAGTTTGAGCCTGCCTGGGGTCTGCCCAATGCCAGCCCATTTTGCATGAAGCTAGAAACCTATTTTCGGATGACGGGCCTGGAATATCAGGTCGATACCAGCGCTGATGTGCGTAAAGCGCCTAAAGGCAAGCTCCCTTATATCGAAGATAAGGGCCAGATTATTGCTGACTCTAATTTGATCATCGAATACCTAAAAACTACCTATGGTGATCCGCTGGATAGTCATTTAAGTCCTGCTGATACTGCCATTGCCCTCGCCATGCGAAGGCTAATTGAAGAAAATCTTTATTGGGCACTAGTGCTTCACCACAGTGATTATGACAGGGTAGTTTGGGGATAG
- a CDS encoding glutathione S-transferase C-terminal domain-containing protein, with translation MPFPLRLLVPKIARNTVTQNLQGHGMRRHAEAEIYQIAALDIQALSDFLQDKPYFMGEQPTTLDASAYSCLANILNETLISPLRDKAAQLENLVMYCDRMHQTYYA, from the coding sequence TTGCCCTTTCCCCTCCGCCTTTTAGTGCCCAAGATTGCCCGCAATACTGTGACCCAGAATTTACAAGGGCATGGCATGAGGCGGCATGCCGAAGCAGAAATTTACCAGATCGCGGCTTTGGACATTCAAGCCCTTTCAGACTTCTTGCAAGACAAACCTTATTTTATGGGTGAGCAACCCACGACGTTAGATGCCTCCGCCTATAGCTGTCTCGCTAATATTTTGAATGAAACTCTAATATCCCCTTTAAGGGATAAAGCGGCTCAATTGGAGAACTTGGTAATGTATTGCGATCGCATGCATCAAACCTATTACGCTTAA
- a CDS encoding HEAT repeat domain-containing protein — protein MARSRQLEENQLLLAELRESPLTPETVEQWRQILHDTHASTITQAAKILGQRGLTDLNSDLAETFTRLMQKPVKRDPNCLAKAAIADTLYRLESHNHTLFLQGIRHVQMEPVWGGSVDTAATLRGNCALGLVRMHYPNVMTELADLLADPEGPARMVAARAIAYTEDPQGIPLLRLRAKIGDEPQVLSEYLAALLKLAPQQSMPFVSEFLRDTNQQIQELVALVLGESRQPAALDPLQHWWQGIQDPELRITGLLAIAMLRTDEAFQFLLGLVADGSDKTAQEAIQALEIYRQDYDLWQRVCEVRDNRHQS, from the coding sequence ATGGCCCGGTCCCGTCAATTAGAAGAGAACCAACTTCTCCTAGCTGAATTGCGAGAGTCTCCCCTAACCCCCGAAACTGTTGAACAATGGCGTCAGATCCTACACGATACCCATGCCTCAACCATTACCCAAGCCGCTAAAATTTTGGGCCAACGGGGACTCACTGACCTCAACTCAGACCTAGCAGAGACCTTCACCCGGTTAATGCAAAAACCCGTTAAACGCGACCCCAACTGTCTAGCCAAAGCTGCTATTGCCGACACCCTCTACCGCCTAGAATCCCATAATCACACCCTATTCCTCCAAGGGATTCGGCATGTTCAGATGGAGCCCGTTTGGGGTGGATCTGTGGATACTGCCGCTACCTTACGGGGCAACTGCGCCCTAGGGTTAGTGCGCATGCATTATCCCAATGTAATGACCGAACTAGCCGATTTACTCGCCGATCCAGAAGGGCCAGCCCGGATGGTCGCGGCCAGAGCCATTGCCTATACCGAAGATCCTCAAGGGATTCCTCTACTGCGGCTACGAGCCAAGATAGGCGATGAACCACAAGTTTTATCAGAATATTTAGCAGCTCTATTAAAGTTAGCGCCTCAGCAATCAATGCCTTTCGTATCCGAATTCTTAAGGGATACGAATCAGCAGATTCAAGAATTAGTAGCCCTGGTTTTAGGCGAGTCCAGACAGCCAGCAGCACTAGACCCTCTACAACATTGGTGGCAAGGAATCCAAGATCCTGAACTGCGCATCACCGGACTTCTGGCAATTGCCATGCTTAGAACCGACGAAGCGTTTCAGTTTTTGCTAGGGCTGGTGGCAGATGGCAGTGACAAAACAGCCCAAGAAGCAATCCAAGCCCTAGAAATTTATCGACAAGATTATGACCTCTGGCAACGGGTCTGTGAGGTACGAGACAATCGCCATCAGAGTTAA